The Temnothorax longispinosus isolate EJ_2023e chromosome 7, Tlon_JGU_v1, whole genome shotgun sequence genome contains a region encoding:
- the LOC139816301 gene encoding uncharacterized protein isoform X3, translated as MSNVATIKLEEGQESVTEIQTYLETFNKEIEGGQGEQLQHVQLQQVEGLSGGEEGGTYFVDQTGQYYYQANSDEPPVMTQVQIQEVEETDVQNEGETTQDEQYHEIEELENAEGDEDVQVNGENNQVVINSGDAYQTVTIVPSDTNPGEVSYVLIVQQPESEDKETKPAEDEATTVAAAAAAAEGEEAEGEQDLTVYDFEDNEDNEAPVESEAEDDKTKIIKFIPKKSQTVTQAHMCNYCNYTSPKRYLLSRHMKSHSEERPHKCSVCERGFKTLASLQNHVNTHTGTKPHHCKYCESAFTTSGELVRHVRYRHTHEKPHKCHECDYASVELSKLKRHIRCHTGERPYQCPHCTYASPDTFKLKRHLRIHTGEKPYECDFCQARFTQSNSLKAHKLIHNVGDKPVFQCELCPATCGRKTDLRIHVQKLHTSDKPLKCKRCGKTFPDRHKGNLIRHMAVHDPESSLQEKQQALKIGRQKKIQIIDGQRVEVMTGYDDEEEEEDEDDMMAVQGSDGQQYVVLEVIQLADNQGSDQMAVVASEDGELVMQDPLTQENSIVTATGEEIDEVEEEDIEMHELKIEPTTPSKSSTQNSQNDPKLQKEMETCFGFDEEEEEEESGNNINMLQTIS; from the exons ATGAGTAACGTGGCGACTATAAAGTTGGAAGAGGGACAAGAATCTGTCACCGAGATACAAACTTACTTGGAGACATTTAACAAAGAGATAGAGGGAGGCCAGGGTGAACAGCTGCAACATGTGCAAT taCAACAAGTGGAAGGATTATCTGGTGGAGAAGAAGGTGGAACATACTTTGTCGATCAGACTGGTCAATATTATTACCAGGCAAACAGTGATGAACCACCTGTGATGACACAGGTACAGATACAAGAAGTAGAGGAGACCGATGTACAAAACGAAGGCGAGACAACTCAAGATGAACAGTATCACGAGATTGAAGAACTTGAAAATGCTGAGGGTGACGAGGAT GTACAAGTCAACGGTGAAAACAATCAAGTTGTCATTAATTCTGGCGATGCATATCAAACTGTGACGATTGTTCCATCCGACACAAATCCTGGAGAAGTTAGTTACGTTCTGATAGTTCAGCAACCCGAGTCCGAAGATAAAGAGACTAAACCTGCGGAAGATGAAGCAACGACGGTGGCGGCAGCTGCTGCAGCAGCTGAGGGAGAGGAAGCGGAAGGTGAACAAGATCTCACTGTATATGATTTTGAAGATAATGAAGATAATGAGGCTCCAGTGGAATCTGAGGCAGAAGATGATAAGACTAAAATCATTAAGTTCATCCCAAAGAAATCTCAAACTGTAACGCAAGCTCATATGTGCAACTACTGCAACTATACCAGCCCAAAACG ATATCTTTTATCACGGCATATGAAATCGCACTCGGAAGAAAGACCACATAAATGTAGTGTTTGTGAGCGAGGATTTAAAACTCTGGCTTCACTTCAGAATCATGTCAACACTCATACTGGGACCAAGCCTCATCATTGCAAATATTGCGAGAGTGCATTTACAACTTCTG GTGAACTTGTGAGACATGTTCGGTACAGACACACTCATGAAAAACCACACAAATGTCATGAGTGCGATTACGCGTCTGTTGAGCTGTCAAAACTGAAGAGACATATTAGATGTCACACAGGCGAACGACCCTATCag tgtcCACATTGTACATATGCAAGTCCGGATACATTTAAACTTAAACGTCATCTTCGCATTCACACTGGAGAGAAACCATATGAATGTGATTTTTGTCAAGCGAGATTTACTCAATCCAACAGTTTGAAAGCACATAAGTTAATACATAATG TAGGCGATAAACCAGTATTTCAGTGCGAGTTATGTCCAGCTACATGTGGTAGAAAAACGGATCTTAGAATTCATGTGCAAAAGTTACACACTTCTGATAAACCACTAAAATGCAAGCGTTGTGGAAAAACATTCCCGGATAG ACATAAAGGTAATCTTATTCGACATATGGCCGTCCACGATCCGGAATCGTCTCTGCAAGAAAAACAGCAAGCTCTGAAAATCGGCAGACAAAAGAAGATTCAAATCATAGACGGCCAACGTGTCGAAGTAATGACAG GTTATGACGatgaagaagaggaggaagatgAAGACGACATGATGGCGGTTCAAGGTAGTGATGGTCAGCAATACGTTGTGCTAGAAGTGATCCAGTTAGCGGACAATCAAGGGAGTGATCAG ATGGCTGTTGTCGCGAGTGAAGATGGAGAATTGGTAATGCAAGATCCTTTGACTCAAGAAAACAGCATAGTAACAGCAACAGGAGAGGAAATTGATGAAGTAGAAGAGGAAGATATAGAAATGCATGAGCTAAAGATAGAACCCACTACTCCATCAAAATCTTCAACGCAAAACTCACAAAATGACCCTAAATTGCAAAAGGAAATGGAAACCTGTTTCGGGTTTGATGAG gaagaggaggaagaggaaagcggtaataatataaacatgttACAGACAATTTCGTAA
- the LOC139816301 gene encoding uncharacterized protein isoform X2, whose amino-acid sequence MSNVATIKLEEGQESVTEIQTYLETFNKEIEGGQGEQLQHVQLQQVEGLSGGEEGGTYFVDQTGQYYYQANSDEPPVMTQVQIQEVEETDVQNEGETTQDEQYHEIEELENAEGDEDVQVNGENNQVVINSGDAYQTVTIVPSDTNPGEVSYVLIVQQPESEDKETKPAEDEATTVAAAAAAAEGEEAEGEQDLTVYDFEDNEDNEAPVESEAEDDKTKIIKFIPKKSQTVTQAHMCNYCNYTSPKRYLLSRHMKSHSEERPHKCSVCERGFKTLASLQNHVNTHTGTKPHHCKYCESAFTTSGELVRHVRYRHTHEKPHKCHECDYASVELSKLKRHIRCHTGERPYQCPHCTYASPDTFKLKRHLRIHTGEKPYECDFCQARFTQSNSLKAHKLIHNGDKPVFQCELCPATCGRKTDLRIHVQKLHTSDKPLKCKRCGKTFPDRYSYKLHSKTHEGEKCYKCDLCPYASISARHLESHMLIHTDQKPYQCDHCFQSFRQKQLLKRHCNLYHNPTYVPPPPQEKTHQCPECERAFRHKGNLIRHMAVHDPESSLQEKQQALKIGRQKKIQIIDGQRVEVMTGYDDEEEEEDEDDMMAVQGSDGQQYVVLEVIQLADNQGSDQMAVVASEDGELVMQDPLTQENSIVTATGEEIDEVEEEDIEMHELKIEPTTPSKSSTQNSQNDPKLQKEMETCFGFDEEEEEEESGNNINMLQTIS is encoded by the exons ATGAGTAACGTGGCGACTATAAAGTTGGAAGAGGGACAAGAATCTGTCACCGAGATACAAACTTACTTGGAGACATTTAACAAAGAGATAGAGGGAGGCCAGGGTGAACAGCTGCAACATGTGCAAT taCAACAAGTGGAAGGATTATCTGGTGGAGAAGAAGGTGGAACATACTTTGTCGATCAGACTGGTCAATATTATTACCAGGCAAACAGTGATGAACCACCTGTGATGACACAGGTACAGATACAAGAAGTAGAGGAGACCGATGTACAAAACGAAGGCGAGACAACTCAAGATGAACAGTATCACGAGATTGAAGAACTTGAAAATGCTGAGGGTGACGAGGAT GTACAAGTCAACGGTGAAAACAATCAAGTTGTCATTAATTCTGGCGATGCATATCAAACTGTGACGATTGTTCCATCCGACACAAATCCTGGAGAAGTTAGTTACGTTCTGATAGTTCAGCAACCCGAGTCCGAAGATAAAGAGACTAAACCTGCGGAAGATGAAGCAACGACGGTGGCGGCAGCTGCTGCAGCAGCTGAGGGAGAGGAAGCGGAAGGTGAACAAGATCTCACTGTATATGATTTTGAAGATAATGAAGATAATGAGGCTCCAGTGGAATCTGAGGCAGAAGATGATAAGACTAAAATCATTAAGTTCATCCCAAAGAAATCTCAAACTGTAACGCAAGCTCATATGTGCAACTACTGCAACTATACCAGCCCAAAACG ATATCTTTTATCACGGCATATGAAATCGCACTCGGAAGAAAGACCACATAAATGTAGTGTTTGTGAGCGAGGATTTAAAACTCTGGCTTCACTTCAGAATCATGTCAACACTCATACTGGGACCAAGCCTCATCATTGCAAATATTGCGAGAGTGCATTTACAACTTCTG GTGAACTTGTGAGACATGTTCGGTACAGACACACTCATGAAAAACCACACAAATGTCATGAGTGCGATTACGCGTCTGTTGAGCTGTCAAAACTGAAGAGACATATTAGATGTCACACAGGCGAACGACCCTATCag tgtcCACATTGTACATATGCAAGTCCGGATACATTTAAACTTAAACGTCATCTTCGCATTCACACTGGAGAGAAACCATATGAATGTGATTTTTGTCAAGCGAGATTTACTCAATCCAACAGTTTGAAAGCACATAAGTTAATACATAATG GCGATAAACCAGTATTTCAGTGCGAGTTATGTCCAGCTACATGTGGTAGAAAAACGGATCTTAGAATTCATGTGCAAAAGTTACACACTTCTGATAAACCACTAAAATGCAAGCGTTGTGGAAAAACATTCCCGGATAG atataGCTATAAGTTACATAGCAAAACGCACGAAGGGGAGAAATGTTACAAGTGCGATCTATGTCCGTATGCATCTATATCGGCGCGTCATTTGGAAAGTCATATGCTTATTCATACCGATCAGAAGCCGTATCAATGTGATCACTGCTTTCAATCATTTAGACAAAAACAGCTACTCAAACGGCATTGCAATCTTTATCACAATCCTACCTACGTTCCTCCACCACCACAAGAAAAAACGCATCAATGTCCTGAATGTGAAAGAGCATTTAG ACATAAAGGTAATCTTATTCGACATATGGCCGTCCACGATCCGGAATCGTCTCTGCAAGAAAAACAGCAAGCTCTGAAAATCGGCAGACAAAAGAAGATTCAAATCATAGACGGCCAACGTGTCGAAGTAATGACAG GTTATGACGatgaagaagaggaggaagatgAAGACGACATGATGGCGGTTCAAGGTAGTGATGGTCAGCAATACGTTGTGCTAGAAGTGATCCAGTTAGCGGACAATCAAGGGAGTGATCAG ATGGCTGTTGTCGCGAGTGAAGATGGAGAATTGGTAATGCAAGATCCTTTGACTCAAGAAAACAGCATAGTAACAGCAACAGGAGAGGAAATTGATGAAGTAGAAGAGGAAGATATAGAAATGCATGAGCTAAAGATAGAACCCACTACTCCATCAAAATCTTCAACGCAAAACTCACAAAATGACCCTAAATTGCAAAAGGAAATGGAAACCTGTTTCGGGTTTGATGAG gaagaggaggaagaggaaagcggtaataatataaacatgttACAGACAATTTCGTAA
- the LOC139816301 gene encoding uncharacterized protein isoform X1, whose translation MSNVATIKLEEGQESVTEIQTYLETFNKEIEGGQGEQLQHVQLQQVEGLSGGEEGGTYFVDQTGQYYYQANSDEPPVMTQVQIQEVEETDVQNEGETTQDEQYHEIEELENAEGDEDVQVNGENNQVVINSGDAYQTVTIVPSDTNPGEVSYVLIVQQPESEDKETKPAEDEATTVAAAAAAAEGEEAEGEQDLTVYDFEDNEDNEAPVESEAEDDKTKIIKFIPKKSQTVTQAHMCNYCNYTSPKRYLLSRHMKSHSEERPHKCSVCERGFKTLASLQNHVNTHTGTKPHHCKYCESAFTTSGELVRHVRYRHTHEKPHKCHECDYASVELSKLKRHIRCHTGERPYQCPHCTYASPDTFKLKRHLRIHTGEKPYECDFCQARFTQSNSLKAHKLIHNVGDKPVFQCELCPATCGRKTDLRIHVQKLHTSDKPLKCKRCGKTFPDRYSYKLHSKTHEGEKCYKCDLCPYASISARHLESHMLIHTDQKPYQCDHCFQSFRQKQLLKRHCNLYHNPTYVPPPPQEKTHQCPECERAFRHKGNLIRHMAVHDPESSLQEKQQALKIGRQKKIQIIDGQRVEVMTGYDDEEEEEDEDDMMAVQGSDGQQYVVLEVIQLADNQGSDQMAVVASEDGELVMQDPLTQENSIVTATGEEIDEVEEEDIEMHELKIEPTTPSKSSTQNSQNDPKLQKEMETCFGFDEEEEEEESGNNINMLQTIS comes from the exons ATGAGTAACGTGGCGACTATAAAGTTGGAAGAGGGACAAGAATCTGTCACCGAGATACAAACTTACTTGGAGACATTTAACAAAGAGATAGAGGGAGGCCAGGGTGAACAGCTGCAACATGTGCAAT taCAACAAGTGGAAGGATTATCTGGTGGAGAAGAAGGTGGAACATACTTTGTCGATCAGACTGGTCAATATTATTACCAGGCAAACAGTGATGAACCACCTGTGATGACACAGGTACAGATACAAGAAGTAGAGGAGACCGATGTACAAAACGAAGGCGAGACAACTCAAGATGAACAGTATCACGAGATTGAAGAACTTGAAAATGCTGAGGGTGACGAGGAT GTACAAGTCAACGGTGAAAACAATCAAGTTGTCATTAATTCTGGCGATGCATATCAAACTGTGACGATTGTTCCATCCGACACAAATCCTGGAGAAGTTAGTTACGTTCTGATAGTTCAGCAACCCGAGTCCGAAGATAAAGAGACTAAACCTGCGGAAGATGAAGCAACGACGGTGGCGGCAGCTGCTGCAGCAGCTGAGGGAGAGGAAGCGGAAGGTGAACAAGATCTCACTGTATATGATTTTGAAGATAATGAAGATAATGAGGCTCCAGTGGAATCTGAGGCAGAAGATGATAAGACTAAAATCATTAAGTTCATCCCAAAGAAATCTCAAACTGTAACGCAAGCTCATATGTGCAACTACTGCAACTATACCAGCCCAAAACG ATATCTTTTATCACGGCATATGAAATCGCACTCGGAAGAAAGACCACATAAATGTAGTGTTTGTGAGCGAGGATTTAAAACTCTGGCTTCACTTCAGAATCATGTCAACACTCATACTGGGACCAAGCCTCATCATTGCAAATATTGCGAGAGTGCATTTACAACTTCTG GTGAACTTGTGAGACATGTTCGGTACAGACACACTCATGAAAAACCACACAAATGTCATGAGTGCGATTACGCGTCTGTTGAGCTGTCAAAACTGAAGAGACATATTAGATGTCACACAGGCGAACGACCCTATCag tgtcCACATTGTACATATGCAAGTCCGGATACATTTAAACTTAAACGTCATCTTCGCATTCACACTGGAGAGAAACCATATGAATGTGATTTTTGTCAAGCGAGATTTACTCAATCCAACAGTTTGAAAGCACATAAGTTAATACATAATG TAGGCGATAAACCAGTATTTCAGTGCGAGTTATGTCCAGCTACATGTGGTAGAAAAACGGATCTTAGAATTCATGTGCAAAAGTTACACACTTCTGATAAACCACTAAAATGCAAGCGTTGTGGAAAAACATTCCCGGATAG atataGCTATAAGTTACATAGCAAAACGCACGAAGGGGAGAAATGTTACAAGTGCGATCTATGTCCGTATGCATCTATATCGGCGCGTCATTTGGAAAGTCATATGCTTATTCATACCGATCAGAAGCCGTATCAATGTGATCACTGCTTTCAATCATTTAGACAAAAACAGCTACTCAAACGGCATTGCAATCTTTATCACAATCCTACCTACGTTCCTCCACCACCACAAGAAAAAACGCATCAATGTCCTGAATGTGAAAGAGCATTTAG ACATAAAGGTAATCTTATTCGACATATGGCCGTCCACGATCCGGAATCGTCTCTGCAAGAAAAACAGCAAGCTCTGAAAATCGGCAGACAAAAGAAGATTCAAATCATAGACGGCCAACGTGTCGAAGTAATGACAG GTTATGACGatgaagaagaggaggaagatgAAGACGACATGATGGCGGTTCAAGGTAGTGATGGTCAGCAATACGTTGTGCTAGAAGTGATCCAGTTAGCGGACAATCAAGGGAGTGATCAG ATGGCTGTTGTCGCGAGTGAAGATGGAGAATTGGTAATGCAAGATCCTTTGACTCAAGAAAACAGCATAGTAACAGCAACAGGAGAGGAAATTGATGAAGTAGAAGAGGAAGATATAGAAATGCATGAGCTAAAGATAGAACCCACTACTCCATCAAAATCTTCAACGCAAAACTCACAAAATGACCCTAAATTGCAAAAGGAAATGGAAACCTGTTTCGGGTTTGATGAG gaagaggaggaagaggaaagcggtaataatataaacatgttACAGACAATTTCGTAA
- the LOC139816140 gene encoding uncharacterized protein, with translation MKRKRRKMNRARNTAKTNRLLTPSVHTYIQFYYISTIEIVDTLVNFLTFVISISFQDTRSIGPYISWESSIHKIYKRGLIQKCACTHRPRVPTFFLSRDFFILDGKIKSTLLINMKSLAQIQQEKQERVAKVKKRERLEKAGQKESASMLQNAGIWGTSSQCLNWANSSASSSQGWSINSGTTGFCDSTAVKLSTTTKQPAKQATITKPVSSQQQQQQQQQNSNNKASKNKNKKEEELVKKLLEQNTAKTDEFTQWCSKTLSSIQASVDIPTFVTFLRDLETPYEVREYVRVYVGDTKQSMEFAKQFLEKQSKLRSAQRPQVQADDLCKPANNPAPAINPNAPAEFQEVKGKSKKPKKGKMFKVDNRILDFSVTAAPDRINVGDRDYGEGLTNKRANERTRERVSNRRKLGK, from the exons atgaaaagaaaaaggagaaagatgaaccgtgcaagaaATACAGCTAAAACGAACAGATTATTGACGCCGAgtgtacatacgtacatacagtTTTACTACATTTCGACCATTGAAATCGTAGATACtctagtgaatttcctcacttttgtaatttctaTCTCTTTTCAAGATACACGATCGATAGGTCCATATATTTCGTGGGAGTCgagtatacataaaatatataaacgtgGACTCATACAGAAGTGTGCATGCACTCACCGACCACGTGTCCCaacattctttctctctcgtgattttttcattttggACGGAAAAATCAAATCTACTTTGCTGATAAACA TGAAGAGTCTAGCGCAGATTCAGCAGGAGAAGCAAGAGCGCGTCGCTAAGGTAAAGAAAAGAGAACGATTAGAAAAAGCCGGCCAGAAGGAATCTGCGAGTATGCTCCAGAACGCCGGTATATGGGGTACATCATCACAGTGTTTGAATTGGGCTAATTCGAGCGCATCAAGCAGCCAAGGGTGGTCCATAAATTCCGGTACTACTGGTTTCTGCGATTCTACAGCTGTTAAGTTGTCCACCACCACAAAACAGCCGGCTAAACAAGCTACAATTACAAAACCTGTATCTAgccagcaacagcagcagcaacaacagcaaaatagtaataataaagcgtccaaaaataagaataagaaagaagAGGAACTAGTGAAGAAATTGCTTGAACAGAACACTGCCAAGACCGACGAATTCACGCAATGGTGTAGTAAAACATTGAGCAGTATACAGGCGTCTGTGGACATCCCTACGTTCGTTACATTCTTGCGAGACCTCGAAACACCGTATGAAGTTAGAGAGTACGTTCGCGTTTACGTTGGGGATACCAAGCAGAGCATGGAATTCGCCAAGCAATTCCTCGAAAAACAAAGCAAACTGCGATCAGCGCAACGTCCTCAGGTACAAGCTGATGACTTGTGCAAGCCAGCTAATAACCCAGCACCCGCTATTAATCCAAATGCACCTGCAGAATTCCAAGAGGTTAAGGGAAAATCCAAGAAACCAAAGAAGGGAAAGATGTTCAAAGTGGATAACAGGATCCTTGACTTCAGTGTAACTGCTGCTCCCGATCGTATTAACGTAGGTGATCGTGATTATGGCGAAGGCTTAACGAACAAGCGAGCGaacgagagaacgagagagcgaGTAAGTAATAGACGAAAATTGGGGAAATAA